A single window of Microbispora hainanensis DNA harbors:
- a CDS encoding CDP-diacylglycerol diphosphatase, which produces MHENDEASELTRRRFIQFSSMAGATILTGASILAGAGHALSAPSPTCGPDPDENDCGNPHSKEPLWTKSQDCFKKGTCLQNHPDFVVMKGNPSKKKYVNYLLIPTKRINGIECPWICCSTAPNYWSAADYCATQQPTEVPAPVGLGINSRPARQLDQLHIHMARARPESYNDLVAQDKLAARTVENWADTRVSITGYSEQHHTNIQHTYRVLIWGGFTHDNLFAMLRSMLVHTPHGGTIAKAQAIMYLQTLIVIPRPFGGYYIVNSERSLEKPGTSKADGSDTCDPLLLMHP; this is translated from the coding sequence ATGCATGAAAACGACGAGGCGAGCGAGCTGACGCGGCGCCGGTTCATCCAGTTCTCCAGTATGGCGGGCGCCACCATACTCACAGGCGCGAGCATTCTCGCCGGCGCCGGGCACGCGCTCTCCGCGCCTTCACCGACATGCGGCCCAGACCCCGACGAAAATGATTGCGGCAATCCCCACAGTAAGGAGCCCCTCTGGACAAAAAGTCAGGACTGCTTCAAAAAAGGCACCTGCCTGCAGAACCACCCAGACTTCGTGGTGATGAAGGGCAACCCGAGCAAGAAGAAGTACGTCAACTACCTCCTCATCCCCACCAAGCGGATCAACGGCATCGAGTGTCCGTGGATCTGCTGCAGCACCGCACCGAATTATTGGAGCGCCGCCGACTACTGCGCCACCCAGCAGCCCACCGAGGTTCCCGCCCCGGTGGGATTGGGGATCAATTCGAGGCCGGCGAGACAGCTCGACCAGTTGCACATCCACATGGCGCGGGCGCGCCCGGAGTCCTATAACGACCTCGTCGCCCAGGACAAGCTGGCCGCCAGAACCGTAGAGAATTGGGCGGACACGCGCGTGTCGATCACCGGCTACAGCGAGCAGCACCACACGAACATCCAACACACCTACCGCGTGCTCATCTGGGGGGGATTCACCCACGACAATCTCTTCGCCATGCTCAGGAGCATGCTGGTCCACACGCCGCACGGAGGGACCATCGCCAAGGCTCAGGCGATCATGTACCTCCAGACGCTGATCGTGATACCTCGGCCCTTCGGCGGCTACTACATCGTCAACAGCGAGAGGAGCCTGGAGAAACCGGGGACGTCCAAGGCGGATGGAAGCGACACCTGCGACCCCCTGCTTCTCATGCATCCGTGA
- the hemW gene encoding radical SAM family heme chaperone HemW: protein MPSVLPDGDPVPPSGELPSEALDGLGSRPFGFYVHVPFCATRCGYCDFNTYTASELGPGASQRDYAATAVEEIRLARRVLGDAAPPVETVFFGGGTPTLLPAADLVRILDAIGEEFGLRPGAEVTTEANPESVDPAYLKELRAGGFTRMSFGMQSAGEHVLAVLDRRHTPGRPAEAVREARDAGFEHVNLDLIYGTPGESDDDWRASLEAALAAGPDHVSAYSLIVEDGTRLAARIRRGELPMPDDDVAADRYLIAEEMLTAAGLSWYEISNWAAGDEARCRHNLLYWTGGDWWGAGPGAHSHVGGTRWWNVKHPAAYAARLAAGTSPAHAREVLSAEDRAVERVMLELRLASGLPLADLAPQARTACARALADGLLEVEAFKAGQAVLTLRGRLLADAVVRDLTP from the coding sequence GTGCCTTCCGTGCTTCCCGACGGCGATCCCGTCCCCCCGAGCGGCGAGCTGCCGTCCGAGGCCCTCGACGGGCTCGGCTCCCGTCCGTTCGGCTTCTACGTCCACGTCCCGTTCTGCGCGACGCGCTGCGGCTACTGCGACTTCAACACCTACACGGCGTCCGAGCTGGGGCCCGGCGCATCACAGCGCGACTACGCCGCCACCGCGGTCGAGGAGATACGGCTGGCCCGGCGCGTGCTGGGAGACGCCGCGCCGCCCGTTGAGACCGTCTTCTTCGGCGGCGGCACGCCGACCCTGCTGCCCGCCGCCGACCTCGTACGGATCCTGGACGCCATCGGCGAGGAGTTCGGCCTGCGGCCCGGCGCCGAGGTGACGACCGAGGCCAACCCCGAGTCCGTCGACCCGGCCTACCTGAAGGAGCTGCGGGCGGGCGGGTTCACCCGGATGAGCTTCGGCATGCAGAGCGCGGGCGAGCACGTCCTCGCCGTCCTCGACCGGCGGCACACCCCCGGCCGGCCCGCCGAGGCCGTACGAGAGGCCCGCGACGCCGGGTTCGAGCACGTCAACCTCGACCTCATCTACGGCACGCCGGGGGAGAGCGACGACGACTGGAGGGCCTCCCTGGAGGCCGCGCTGGCCGCCGGGCCCGACCACGTCTCGGCGTACTCCCTGATCGTCGAGGACGGCACCCGGCTCGCCGCACGCATCCGGCGCGGCGAGCTGCCGATGCCGGACGACGACGTGGCGGCCGACCGCTACCTGATCGCCGAGGAGATGCTGACGGCCGCGGGCCTGAGCTGGTACGAGATCTCCAACTGGGCGGCGGGAGACGAGGCGCGCTGCCGCCACAACCTGCTCTACTGGACCGGCGGCGACTGGTGGGGGGCCGGGCCGGGGGCGCACAGCCACGTCGGCGGCACCCGCTGGTGGAACGTCAAGCATCCGGCGGCGTACGCCGCCCGGCTGGCGGCCGGGACCTCGCCCGCGCACGCCCGCGAGGTGCTGTCGGCGGAGGACAGGGCCGTCGAAAGGGTCATGCTGGAGCTGCGCCTCGCCTCGGGTCTCCCGCTGGCCGACCTCGCCCCCCAGGCGCGTACGGCGTGCGCGCGGGCACTGGCGGACGGACTGCTGGAGGTGGAGGCGTTCAAGGCGGGCCAGGCCGTGCTCACGCTGCGCGGCAGGCTGCTCGCCGACGCGGTGGTCCGGGACCTCACCCCTTAG
- a CDS encoding DUF3097 domain-containing protein, whose product MYGRDVLSGDWRRPRRGQIPEVPAEPDLVVEDAEGRFCGAVVACDKEAVTLEDRFGRRRVFPLTPAGFLLEGKPVTLVRPQAGPKGPLRSASGSIAVEGLRAQVAKGSRIYVEGVHDASLVEKIWGHDLRVEGVVVEFLEGVDDLPAIVEEFGPEPGRRLGVLVDHLVPGSKESRIAARVSGDDVLVVGHPFVDIWQAVKPRALGIPAWPDVPRGVPWKEGVIAALGWRMDPQEAWRHILSRVTTYADLEPELLGRVEELIDFVTAPV is encoded by the coding sequence ATGTACGGGCGGGACGTGCTTTCCGGAGACTGGCGGCGGCCACGGCGGGGGCAGATCCCCGAGGTCCCGGCAGAGCCCGACCTCGTGGTGGAGGACGCCGAGGGCCGCTTCTGCGGCGCCGTGGTGGCCTGCGACAAGGAGGCCGTGACGCTGGAGGACCGGTTCGGCCGCAGGCGGGTGTTCCCGCTGACGCCCGCCGGGTTCCTCCTCGAAGGCAAACCGGTGACGCTGGTGCGGCCCCAGGCCGGCCCCAAGGGCCCGCTGCGGAGCGCCTCCGGGTCGATCGCGGTCGAGGGCCTGCGCGCGCAGGTCGCCAAGGGGAGCCGCATCTACGTCGAGGGCGTCCACGACGCCTCGCTGGTGGAGAAGATCTGGGGACACGACCTGCGGGTGGAGGGGGTCGTCGTCGAGTTCCTCGAAGGGGTGGACGACCTCCCTGCCATCGTCGAGGAGTTCGGCCCCGAGCCGGGCAGGCGGCTCGGCGTGCTCGTCGACCACCTGGTGCCCGGCTCGAAGGAGAGCCGCATCGCCGCCCGGGTGTCCGGGGACGACGTGCTCGTCGTCGGGCATCCGTTCGTGGACATCTGGCAGGCGGTCAAGCCCCGGGCGCTCGGCATCCCCGCCTGGCCGGACGTGCCGCGCGGCGTGCCCTGGAAGGAGGGCGTGATCGCCGCCCTCGGCTGGCGGATGGACCCCCAGGAGGCGTGGCGGCACATCCTGAGCCGGGTCACGACCTACGCCGACCTGGAGCCCGAGCTCCTCGGCCGTGTGGAAGAACTGATCGACTTCGTCACCGCCCCCGTTTAA